From one Rubrobacter xylanophilus genomic stretch:
- a CDS encoding aromatic ring-hydroxylating oxygenase subunit alpha, producing MIEADLSAIVNDINQGWIPANIYSDEGIFELEKERVFGNTWMFLAHESEIPEPGDYVLRRILDDSFIVVRDDTGQVRVLFNMCLHRGMQVCRAEVGNASFFRCPYHAWTYKNTGQLNGVPHHKDAYGGNKGLRKEEMSLLTPPSVDSYNGMIFANLDEDAPSLDEYLGGFKFFLDFYTRQSEAGLEVNGPQRWRIKANWKIGAENFSGDTYHTPHTHQSVVEIQLFREPKASKRKLGALYFSDIGGGTTYHLPPGNFDEKVAYVGYPESVIESMKRTFSPEQRAMISEAGFMPSAATLFPNLSFVHNWPQINEDGLVVPFISIRLWQPISATETEVYSWFAVDKQAPDWYKEASYKAYLMCFGSSGMFEQDDVENWTSITTVAKGQLAKKLKLFNRMGVDKEGELLHEPIKDWPGPGRAFTGFGEYNQRSLLRLWGQYMLGNDPVRAKGFTSTPMSPNRAE from the coding sequence ATGATCGAAGCCGATCTTTCCGCAATAGTAAATGACATAAATCAGGGTTGGATCCCTGCGAACATCTACAGCGACGAAGGAATCTTCGAGTTGGAGAAGGAGCGGGTTTTCGGCAATACGTGGATGTTCCTGGCACACGAATCCGAGATCCCCGAGCCCGGAGACTACGTGCTCCGCAGAATACTAGATGATTCTTTTATCGTGGTACGTGACGACACAGGACAAGTCCGCGTCTTGTTCAACATGTGCCTGCACCGCGGCATGCAGGTCTGTCGCGCCGAGGTGGGAAACGCCTCGTTCTTCCGCTGTCCGTATCACGCCTGGACCTACAAGAATACCGGACAGCTCAACGGTGTCCCGCACCATAAGGACGCCTATGGTGGAAACAAGGGACTACGCAAGGAAGAGATGTCACTTCTAACTCCACCCAGCGTCGACAGCTACAATGGAATGATCTTCGCTAACCTCGACGAGGACGCCCCGAGCCTTGACGAGTACCTCGGTGGCTTCAAGTTCTTCCTCGACTTCTACACGCGACAGAGCGAAGCCGGGCTCGAGGTCAACGGCCCCCAGCGTTGGAGGATAAAGGCTAACTGGAAGATCGGGGCAGAGAATTTTTCGGGTGATACTTACCACACGCCGCACACGCACCAGAGCGTGGTAGAGATCCAGCTATTCAGGGAACCGAAGGCCAGCAAGCGCAAGCTGGGCGCCCTGTACTTCTCGGACATCGGTGGAGGTACCACTTACCACCTCCCTCCCGGAAATTTCGATGAGAAGGTTGCCTACGTCGGCTACCCGGAGAGCGTGATCGAAAGTATGAAGCGCACGTTCTCCCCCGAGCAGCGAGCAATGATCTCGGAGGCTGGGTTTATGCCCTCAGCAGCGACGCTCTTCCCCAACTTGAGCTTTGTACACAACTGGCCTCAGATTAATGAAGACGGTCTCGTGGTCCCCTTTATCTCCATTCGACTGTGGCAGCCGATAAGCGCCACGGAAACCGAAGTCTACTCCTGGTTTGCGGTGGACAAGCAGGCTCCTGACTGGTACAAGGAGGCCTCTTATAAAGCGTATCTAATGTGCTTTGGCTCCTCCGGAATGTTTGAGCAGGATGATGTCGAAAACTGGACCTCTATAACCACGGTTGCCAAGGGCCAGCTTGCAAAGAAGCTCAAGCTGTTCAACAGGATGGGTGTGGACAAGGAAGGAGAACTGTTGCACGAACCAATCAAGGATTGGCCAGGCCCAGGCAGGGCGTTTACTGGCTTCGGCGAGTACAACCAGAGAAGCCTACTGCGCCTGTGGGGTCAGTACATGCTCGGCAACGACCCAGTCCGGGCCAAGGGCTTCACGTCGACCCCCATGTCGCCCAACAGAGCGGAGTAG
- a CDS encoding IclR family transcriptional regulator, giving the protein MVHTLKKAAQILELFSAERPEWGVREVGRELDIPKSTAHALMSSMADEGLLHRTDKGHYQLGWRLFELSQILLDATQIRVAARAVMQDLIYRLGETVHLAILDGVQAVYIEKLPRVAAENITSSRKGCRRPAHCSAVGKVLLAHREWEDIEPLLRHQGIRARTPNTISTLEELRTELERIRSRGYAYDNEETSLGVSCVGAPVYNDRDGVIAAVSLAVPTHRFKHKRTEYTAAILEAAHRISRIANRGMGTYTERTDHASKA; this is encoded by the coding sequence ATGGTACACACGCTCAAGAAAGCTGCGCAGATACTAGAGCTTTTCTCTGCGGAGAGACCAGAGTGGGGAGTCAGGGAAGTGGGACGAGAACTGGATATACCGAAGTCCACCGCGCACGCGCTGATGAGCAGTATGGCGGATGAGGGTCTGTTGCACCGTACAGATAAAGGGCACTACCAGTTGGGATGGCGTCTTTTTGAGCTAAGTCAGATTCTACTCGACGCTACTCAGATTCGTGTCGCAGCTCGGGCTGTGATGCAGGACCTGATATATCGCTTGGGGGAGACCGTGCACCTTGCGATCCTGGATGGAGTGCAAGCAGTATACATAGAGAAGCTACCCCGGGTAGCAGCTGAGAACATAACCTCATCTCGTAAAGGCTGCCGCAGACCTGCCCACTGCAGTGCGGTTGGCAAGGTTCTTCTTGCCCATCGAGAATGGGAAGATATCGAGCCTTTGTTGAGACACCAGGGTATACGTGCCCGGACCCCCAACACGATATCGACCTTGGAGGAACTCCGTACAGAGTTGGAGAGGATCCGCAGCCGCGGGTACGCTTACGACAATGAGGAGACTTCTCTCGGCGTGTCGTGCGTGGGCGCTCCCGTCTACAACGACCGGGACGGGGTCATCGCAGCGGTGAGCCTGGCGGTGCCGACCCACCGATTCAAGCACAAGAGGACGGAGTACACCGCCGCTATTCTCGAGGCGGCCCATCGCATTTCCAGGATCGCCAATCGCGGGATGGGAACCTACACCGAAAGAACGGACCACGCGAGTAAGGCGTGA
- a CDS encoding cytochromesubunit B of the bc complex-like protein: protein MTEIERRDSTRTDPQQDAAQGRAAPARPVEEEIITEENVFDRPDETMAFFPGQVFRDGVVATLLLIACTVLSYAAPAPLAEPADTATITYVPRPEWFFFFYEQMLMFFPGYALISFGAVVVPTIFIALLFAVPWLDRSPHYSPMKRPFAIVVGVLVIVTVLLNMLLAVSRVINFPSG, encoded by the coding sequence ATGACCGAGATAGAGCGCAGGGACAGCACCAGAACCGATCCGCAGCAGGACGCGGCGCAGGGCCGGGCTGCTCCGGCGCGCCCGGTCGAGGAGGAGATCATAACCGAGGAGAACGTCTTCGACCGTCCGGACGAGACGATGGCGTTCTTCCCGGGGCAGGTATTCCGCGACGGGGTGGTGGCCACGCTACTCCTCATCGCCTGCACCGTGCTCTCCTACGCGGCCCCGGCGCCGCTCGCCGAGCCGGCGGACACTGCGACCATCACCTACGTACCGCGGCCGGAGTGGTTCTTCTTCTTCTACGAGCAGATGCTCATGTTCTTCCCCGGCTACGCGCTCATCTCCTTCGGGGCGGTGGTGGTGCCCACCATCTTCATCGCGCTTCTGTTCGCCGTGCCGTGGCTGGACCGCAGCCCGCACTACAGCCCGATGAAGCGACCCTTCGCCATCGTGGTCGGGGTGCTGGTGATCGTCACGGTGCTGCTCAACATGCTGCTGGCCGTCAGCCGGGTGATCAACTTCCCGAGTGGGTAG
- the hcaB gene encoding 3-(cis-5,6-dihydroxycyclohexa-1,3-dien-1-yl)propanoate dehydrogenase produces the protein MMGWLDGKVALAVGGGSGIGRGVVEEFMREGASIGVLELNPDKCAELCELGPDVTVIQGDATSLEDNKRAVQKTVETFGRLDTLMTFVGIFDFYTPLSKIPEDKLKAAFDETFETNVGSYLLSAKAALPELKKSGGSIIFTVSTSGFYPGRGGILYVASKFAVRGMVIQLAHEVAPEVRVNGVAPGGTMSTDLRGLKSIGLNQRSLGNAPNREDDLRSRTPLRLAMRPKDHAGAYIYLASDRARGITGMIINSDGGIGVRG, from the coding sequence GTGATGGGATGGCTGGACGGTAAGGTAGCCCTGGCCGTAGGCGGCGGTTCCGGGATAGGGAGGGGCGTGGTGGAGGAGTTCATGCGAGAGGGTGCCTCCATCGGAGTATTGGAGCTCAACCCCGACAAATGCGCGGAGCTCTGTGAGTTGGGTCCAGATGTGACGGTCATCCAGGGTGACGCAACATCACTTGAAGACAACAAGCGTGCCGTGCAGAAAACCGTGGAGACCTTCGGCAGGCTCGATACTCTGATGACCTTTGTGGGAATCTTCGACTTCTACACGCCTTTGAGTAAGATCCCGGAAGACAAGCTCAAGGCAGCCTTCGACGAGACCTTCGAGACAAACGTCGGAAGTTATCTGCTCAGCGCAAAAGCTGCCCTACCTGAACTCAAAAAGTCAGGTGGCAGCATCATATTCACGGTCTCGACCTCAGGGTTCTACCCAGGAAGGGGTGGAATTTTGTATGTGGCTTCAAAGTTTGCGGTACGAGGCATGGTCATCCAACTAGCGCACGAAGTAGCACCGGAGGTTCGCGTCAACGGGGTAGCACCGGGCGGTACGATGAGTACCGATCTACGCGGGCTGAAGAGCATTGGCTTGAATCAAAGGAGTCTGGGGAATGCACCCAACAGGGAGGATGATCTCAGATCTAGGACGCCACTAAGACTCGCCATGAGACCGAAGGATCACGCGGGCGCCTATATCTACCTGGCGTCAGACCGGGCCCGAGGCATCACCGGCATGATCATCAATTCGGACGGAGGTATAGGCGTCCGTGGTTAG
- a CDS encoding DMT family transporter, producing the protein MGELLAILALTMFSTNIILTKVASAKVAVGLGFLVAVIVNVLFASLLMAVQVAVRQEPLQVDLSALLLFALAGFFSTYLGRWFFYDSVVRLGPSRASAFQASNPMFTVLIAWLVLGETLTRTDVAAAAAILLGLSLASYRPPERGSGSPGRPFEKASGKEKTRSTLSHGVRLIVRSGVFLALFGALSYAVSNVLRGLAIRDWNEPVLGVLVGAVTGLVASLLLSSEARGFLSKLRRADHRSLHLYVISGILTVLAQGCMIAAMRYSPVSIVTLITLSTPVLVTPLGYFLLQNRERLVPRTVLGSILVLSGIAAILLT; encoded by the coding sequence ATGGGCGAGTTACTCGCCATCCTGGCCCTCACTATGTTCTCAACGAACATAATCCTCACCAAAGTCGCCTCAGCCAAGGTCGCCGTAGGCCTCGGGTTTCTGGTCGCGGTCATCGTCAATGTGTTGTTCGCGTCCCTGCTAATGGCTGTGCAGGTAGCCGTCCGACAAGAGCCTCTTCAAGTCGATCTCTCAGCCTTACTGCTCTTTGCGCTCGCCGGTTTCTTTTCTACCTATCTGGGACGATGGTTCTTCTACGACTCCGTAGTAAGACTCGGCCCCTCGCGGGCAAGCGCGTTCCAGGCGAGCAACCCGATGTTCACGGTCCTTATAGCCTGGCTCGTGCTCGGCGAGACCCTCACGAGGACAGATGTCGCGGCGGCGGCTGCCATACTGCTCGGGCTCTCTCTCGCTAGCTATCGGCCCCCTGAGCGGGGGTCTGGCTCGCCGGGCCGTCCGTTCGAAAAGGCCTCCGGGAAAGAGAAGACGAGAAGCACGCTGAGCCACGGAGTCCGCCTGATAGTGCGCTCGGGCGTCTTCCTGGCGCTCTTCGGAGCCCTCTCCTACGCGGTGAGCAACGTGCTGCGAGGGTTGGCCATACGAGACTGGAACGAGCCCGTGCTGGGGGTCCTGGTGGGAGCCGTCACAGGACTCGTCGCGTCTCTCTTACTCAGTTCCGAAGCGCGGGGCTTCCTGAGCAAGCTCCGGCGCGCGGACCACCGAAGCCTCCACCTGTACGTCATCAGCGGCATCCTGACCGTTCTCGCCCAAGGCTGCATGATAGCCGCAATGCGGTACTCGCCCGTCTCCATAGTCACCCTCATCACGCTCTCCACCCCGGTCCTGGTCACCCCCTTGGGATATTTCCTGCTGCAAAATCGCGAACGGTTAGTCCCGCGAACGGTCCTGGGAAGCATCCTCGTCCTGTCGGGAATCGCCGCTATACTGCTGACCTGA
- a CDS encoding dihydrodiol dehydrogenase — protein MEDNYIEIANEFSLARVRKVKTRNGERLEISAPKQESKILLDPLELESLTWQTSELFAELLTQPFGPETEYV, from the coding sequence ATGGAAGACAACTACATCGAGATCGCTAACGAATTCTCTCTGGCGAGGGTGAGGAAGGTCAAGACCCGCAACGGGGAGAGGTTGGAGATCTCCGCCCCGAAGCAGGAGAGCAAGATCCTCCTCGATCCCCTGGAACTCGAGAGCCTCACTTGGCAAACATCAGAGCTTTTTGCGGAATTGCTTACTCAGCCATTTGGCCCCGAAACTGAATACGTGTAG
- a CDS encoding 3-phenylpropionate/cinnamic acid dioxygenase subunit beta, protein MIPYTNDTHQEVHQFLVWEAELLDSRRYQDWLDLFAEDVVYRMPVRITKAHTLEGSILDGMDHFYEDIYSLRKRVQRFETEHAWTEDPPSRTRHFVSNVRVYPRESDREYTVKSYVLLFRSRGDTRDPDFLSAERTDVLRRSDGGFKIARREILVDESVLKTQNLAVFL, encoded by the coding sequence ATGATCCCGTACACGAACGACACACACCAAGAGGTACACCAGTTTCTGGTATGGGAGGCGGAACTGCTGGACTCGCGGAGATACCAGGACTGGCTGGACCTCTTCGCGGAGGACGTCGTCTACAGAATGCCCGTGCGCATCACGAAGGCACACACCCTCGAAGGGAGTATCCTCGACGGCATGGACCACTTCTACGAGGACATATACTCGTTGAGAAAACGGGTGCAACGGTTCGAGACAGAACACGCCTGGACTGAAGACCCCCCATCTCGCACACGCCACTTCGTGTCGAACGTGCGGGTGTATCCTCGCGAATCAGACCGTGAATACACGGTGAAATCTTATGTGCTGCTGTTCCGAAGCCGCGGCGACACACGCGATCCGGACTTCCTCTCCGCCGAGCGGACCGACGTTCTCCGGCGCTCCGACGGCGGCTTCAAGATAGCCAGGCGTGAGATACTGGTGGACGAGTCCGTGCTCAAGACCCAGAACCTCGCCGTGTTCCTCTAG
- a CDS encoding ABC transporter permease, producing the protein MRLQRLTQVLIVVVPLLAYELAARLGLLDPLTFIPLSEMVVTLVENLADPAFLIGQVWPTLLEMLISFIGAALFGIAIGILLWRSNYLYYVTQPYLLLFYAVPFFAIYPIFISIFGLGPFPVITVALLFSMPMVVVNTAIGFRETREVLVKVGRSFNLSFGQLLIHVFFPAAWPQIFTGLRLAAAYSIIGVIATEFILSSRGIGYTISFAYNNFDLNNMYAAVLLVNIFATVVIAILEHFETRLHRQSDHR; encoded by the coding sequence ATGAGGCTCCAGAGACTTACCCAAGTATTGATCGTGGTTGTCCCCCTACTCGCCTACGAATTGGCCGCGCGGTTAGGGTTGCTCGACCCACTCACCTTCATCCCGTTGTCGGAGATGGTGGTGACCCTGGTAGAGAACCTCGCCGATCCCGCCTTTCTCATCGGCCAGGTATGGCCCACGTTGCTCGAGATGCTGATCAGCTTCATAGGCGCAGCTCTATTCGGTATCGCTATAGGTATACTGCTGTGGCGCTCCAACTACCTCTACTACGTTACGCAGCCCTACCTCCTTCTCTTCTACGCGGTTCCTTTCTTCGCCATCTATCCGATCTTCATCAGCATCTTCGGCCTCGGACCATTCCCCGTTATCACCGTAGCATTGCTCTTCTCCATGCCGATGGTCGTGGTCAATACGGCCATAGGGTTCCGCGAGACGAGGGAAGTACTGGTCAAAGTCGGCCGGTCTTTCAACCTGTCTTTCGGTCAACTGCTGATCCACGTCTTTTTTCCAGCGGCCTGGCCCCAGATCTTTACCGGCCTCAGGTTGGCCGCAGCCTACTCGATTATCGGTGTCATCGCTACCGAGTTTATATTGTCATCGCGAGGGATAGGCTACACGATCTCCTTCGCCTACAACAACTTTGACCTCAACAACATGTATGCCGCGGTACTCCTGGTCAACATCTTCGCGACGGTCGTTATAGCGATCCTCGAACACTTCGAAACCAGACTGCATCGGCAGAGCGACCATCGGTAA
- a CDS encoding ABC transporter permease, which produces MAATNAPRLTSYTVGRYAIPIILLILWEAVYLIVGRPAMASPLQSVSDLVTNFGAWLPDIGATLLALLISFVLATVVGVTMGFLIGLSRFWTQVLSPILVVLYSIPKVTLYPILLLLFGLTLQGRVAFSALHGVFPILIICMEATRAIPGIYLKVGDSYRMSFLQKARHILIPAIIPQLVVGLRTGFNLCFLGLILAEMFASYQGIGHALMRYVESNRPSAILGLILVIVFIAFFFTFLFLIWQERNELRIGKSGSEVL; this is translated from the coding sequence GTGGCGGCGACGAACGCTCCCAGGTTGACTTCCTACACGGTCGGGCGGTACGCCATCCCGATCATACTGCTGATCTTATGGGAAGCCGTTTATCTGATCGTCGGGAGACCGGCCATGGCCTCTCCATTACAGAGCGTGTCGGATCTGGTGACCAACTTCGGCGCTTGGCTCCCCGACATCGGCGCGACCCTGTTGGCCCTGCTCATCTCCTTCGTGTTGGCCACTGTGGTCGGAGTAACGATGGGCTTCCTCATCGGGCTGAGCCGGTTCTGGACTCAAGTACTGAGCCCGATCCTGGTGGTGCTCTACTCGATCCCCAAGGTAACCTTGTACCCGATCCTTCTCCTGCTGTTCGGACTCACCCTGCAGGGAAGAGTAGCGTTCTCTGCCTTGCATGGGGTCTTTCCGATCCTCATCATCTGTATGGAAGCTACGCGGGCTATACCGGGGATCTACTTGAAAGTCGGGGATTCTTATCGAATGTCTTTCCTACAGAAGGCCCGCCACATCCTTATCCCGGCTATCATCCCCCAGCTGGTGGTGGGATTGAGGACGGGTTTTAACCTGTGCTTCCTGGGTCTTATCCTGGCCGAGATGTTCGCCTCCTATCAAGGTATCGGGCATGCGCTGATGCGCTATGTGGAATCGAATCGCCCGTCCGCGATCCTGGGACTCATACTCGTCATTGTGTTTATCGCTTTCTTTTTTACTTTCCTGTTCCTGATCTGGCAGGAACGGAACGAACTAAGGATAGGTAAGAGCGGGAGCGAAGTACTGTAA
- a CDS encoding ABC transporter substrate-binding protein produces MKKTSQLLGILLAGIITFAVAACGQGGGAPSGQGGQQEIQIAVTHYPVVLHSLPYQVGKERGIFKEEGVKIDRIISSSGGGTTVRSVLAGELAFGDVAAPAAIQAYLTGAPISIVSGTVPSVADSYYVTTKDSPIQRPEDLTGKRLAYSNPGSNTQIALLLSLEELGIDPTSVNLVAAGGLSEGLTLLNEGNVDAAPLLEPVYSDQRQDWKTIYHFSDYVPKVQATVLIANPRVVEENPELVRSFIRAYQKSVDWIYQNPEEAGRIFAKNAKVAEEAGISAVNAGVKAEFWDTAIYPEAINNTVKGMRMAAILEEGEEIDWEGLLNQDFLPEDKRADISALDSNK; encoded by the coding sequence ATGAAAAAGACAAGCCAGCTGCTGGGGATCCTGCTCGCCGGTATCATCACTTTTGCGGTGGCAGCGTGTGGACAAGGCGGAGGTGCGCCGAGCGGCCAAGGAGGCCAGCAAGAGATCCAGATCGCGGTCACCCACTATCCTGTCGTTTTACATTCTCTGCCCTATCAAGTCGGTAAGGAGAGAGGCATCTTCAAGGAGGAAGGCGTCAAGATCGATCGCATCATCTCGAGTAGCGGAGGCGGGACGACCGTGCGGAGCGTTCTCGCGGGGGAATTAGCCTTCGGAGACGTGGCCGCCCCTGCCGCTATACAAGCCTATCTCACTGGCGCGCCGATAAGTATCGTCAGCGGCACGGTCCCGAGCGTCGCCGATTCCTACTACGTCACGACAAAAGACTCTCCGATCCAGAGACCCGAAGACCTGACGGGCAAGAGGTTGGCGTACTCCAACCCGGGGTCCAATACGCAGATCGCTCTGTTGCTGAGCTTGGAGGAGCTAGGCATCGACCCCACATCCGTAAACCTCGTCGCGGCGGGAGGGTTGAGCGAAGGGCTGACGCTCCTCAACGAGGGCAACGTGGATGCGGCTCCCTTGCTCGAGCCCGTCTACTCGGACCAGAGACAAGACTGGAAAACGATCTATCACTTCTCCGACTACGTACCCAAGGTTCAGGCAACGGTGCTTATCGCGAACCCCCGGGTGGTCGAGGAGAACCCGGAGCTCGTAAGAAGCTTTATACGAGCGTACCAGAAGTCTGTCGACTGGATATACCAGAACCCCGAAGAAGCCGGCCGGATCTTTGCCAAGAATGCCAAGGTGGCAGAGGAAGCAGGCATCAGCGCGGTGAACGCTGGGGTCAAGGCCGAGTTCTGGGATACCGCTATCTATCCCGAGGCGATAAACAACACCGTGAAGGGTATGCGGATGGCCGCGATACTCGAAGAAGGGGAAGAGATAGACTGGGAGGGGTTACTCAATCAAGACTTCCTTCCCGAGGATAAGAGGGCGGACATAAGCGCTCTTGATAGCAATAAGTAG
- a CDS encoding ABC transporter ATP-binding protein produces MEPELQRGEGQRGEGMSAEPLLTVEKVTKTYTGKEAEVTALKDIDVSVSKGEFVSVVGPSGCGKTTLLEIMAGLREPTSGSVKVRGQEIRGPHPSIGIVFQEESTFPWRTVLENVEFGLQMRGVEKKERRERARELISLVGLSEFEGAYPHQLSGGMRQRVAIARTLVTRPEIVVMDEPFGALDEQTRLILGLELLNIVERTEATVVLVTHSIQEAALLSDKIIVLSARPGQIKTVIHSTLPRPKDEVTLTTPEFASITQRLWSLLEGRDLSWRSSRKRPFRSK; encoded by the coding sequence ATGGAGCCGGAACTCCAGAGAGGGGAAGGTCAGAGAGGGGAAGGTATGTCGGCGGAACCACTGCTAACGGTGGAAAAGGTAACCAAGACTTACACCGGCAAAGAGGCGGAAGTCACCGCGCTAAAGGATATAGACGTCAGCGTTTCTAAGGGAGAATTCGTCTCCGTCGTCGGGCCTAGCGGCTGCGGGAAGACCACTCTCTTAGAGATAATGGCTGGGTTACGCGAACCGACCAGCGGATCGGTGAAAGTCAGGGGGCAGGAGATAAGGGGTCCGCACCCTTCTATCGGGATCGTTTTTCAGGAGGAGTCGACCTTCCCCTGGAGGACCGTCCTCGAGAACGTGGAGTTCGGTCTGCAGATGCGTGGAGTCGAGAAGAAAGAGCGCCGTGAAAGAGCGCGCGAGCTGATCTCTCTGGTAGGATTGAGCGAGTTCGAAGGGGCCTATCCGCACCAGCTCTCAGGCGGGATGAGGCAACGCGTGGCCATCGCCCGCACTCTCGTGACCCGCCCGGAGATCGTCGTGATGGACGAGCCCTTCGGCGCTCTGGACGAGCAAACGCGGCTGATTCTGGGCCTGGAGTTGCTCAACATCGTCGAACGAACAGAAGCGACCGTGGTATTAGTAACCCATAGCATTCAAGAAGCGGCCTTGCTCTCTGACAAGATAATCGTCTTAAGCGCGAGGCCCGGACAGATCAAGACCGTCATCCACAGCACCTTGCCGAGACCGAAAGACGAAGTGACCCTGACCACGCCGGAATTCGCGTCCATCACCCAGCGGCTGTGGTCTTTGCTTGAGGGGAGGGATCTCTCCTGGCGCAGCAGCAGGAAGCGACCTTTCAGGAGTAAGTAA
- a CDS encoding cytochrome ubiquinol oxidase subunit I: MPIGNLDVPIIGKNVTIAVLVQTHILFAAFIIGAVLIAATSEYLGMVTKQPRYERFARNLARFTVLLFASGAALAITFVLALVTLFPIFFSYLQNIFFWVFLVEAFMFLGQIIIVYAWYNVWDKLAYRKSLHVVFGFVAGFFGLMAMTMIDAVASFMLTPAQANVNDVARTFLNQTMVPLNMHRFVGNFSYVGFLVAGWGAWRYLRSTSEEDREYYDWMGHFGLLWGFGFLLLQPVVGYGYLKAIRESSPEAFNTIMLGDKAWTFLLLVFWLAVLSIASVAYFLHKLRYAVRPMENLRKLSVGAFALMALFSILNVIPADASIVPQIGLVFGGGEDVQIPLGSMYPWKYIGLIGLTLVGLFVLALYLRATASGFEWGRASRWSQYALMVSAVVVVLTMVTMGYTRETARRVDNEPGYLIYGCITLQQQLTPETCAATGLERGD; this comes from the coding sequence ATGCCGATAGGCAACCTCGATGTCCCGATAATCGGCAAGAACGTAACGATCGCCGTCCTGGTACAGACGCACATCCTCTTTGCGGCCTTCATCATCGGGGCGGTGCTGATCGCGGCGACGAGCGAGTACCTGGGGATGGTCACCAAGCAGCCGCGCTACGAGCGCTTCGCCCGCAACCTGGCCCGGTTCACGGTGCTGCTGTTCGCCTCGGGGGCGGCGCTGGCGATCACGTTCGTGCTGGCGCTGGTGACGCTGTTCCCGATCTTCTTCAGCTACCTGCAGAACATCTTCTTCTGGGTGTTCCTGGTAGAGGCGTTCATGTTCCTCGGGCAGATCATCATCGTCTACGCCTGGTACAACGTCTGGGACAAGCTGGCCTACCGCAAGAGCCTGCACGTGGTCTTCGGTTTCGTCGCCGGCTTCTTCGGTCTGATGGCGATGACCATGATCGACGCCGTGGCCTCCTTCATGCTCACCCCGGCGCAGGCCAACGTGAACGACGTGGCCCGCACGTTCCTGAACCAGACGATGGTTCCTCTGAACATGCATCGCTTCGTGGGGAACTTTTCCTACGTGGGCTTCCTGGTAGCCGGGTGGGGGGCCTGGCGCTACCTGAGGAGCACCAGCGAGGAGGACCGCGAGTACTACGACTGGATGGGACACTTCGGGCTGCTGTGGGGCTTCGGTTTCCTGCTTCTGCAGCCGGTGGTGGGCTACGGGTATCTGAAGGCCATAAGGGAGAGCTCCCCAGAGGCCTTCAACACCATCATGCTCGGGGACAAGGCCTGGACTTTCCTGCTGCTGGTGTTCTGGCTCGCGGTGCTCAGCATCGCCAGCGTGGCGTACTTCCTGCACAAGCTGCGCTATGCGGTGCGGCCGATGGAGAATCTGAGGAAGCTCTCGGTGGGGGCCTTTGCGCTCATGGCGCTCTTTTCGATCCTCAACGTGATCCCGGCCGACGCGAGCATCGTGCCGCAGATAGGGCTTGTGTTTGGGGGCGGGGAGGATGTACAGATACCGCTTGGGAGCATGTACCCGTGGAAGTACATAGGGCTCATAGGGCTCACGCTGGTGGGGTTGTTTGTTTTGGCGCTGTACCTGCGGGCTACGGCGAGCGGGTTTGAGTGGGGGAGGGCGAGCCGGTGGAGCCAGTATGCGTTGATGGTTAGCGCTGTTGTGGTGGTGCTTACGATGGTGACGATGGGCTACACGCGGGAGACGGCGCGCAGGGTGGACAACGAGCCGGGCTACCTGATCTACGGGTGCATAACCCTCCAGCAGCAGCTCACCCCCGAGACCTGCGCCGCCACCGGCCTGGAGAGGGGTGATTGA